Genomic segment of Erythrobacter sp. BLCC-B19:
CCCCGGCTGAATTTGCCGCATGGGTCAAGGCGCAGGGCGGCTCGATGCCCGGTGAGGCGGAGGCGGCTCCGGCTGCTGCGCCCGCCGCTGATGCTGCCGCTGCTGCGCCTGCCGCCGCAAGCTGACATAGAGACAAGACAATAAGCGAAGAGAGTAGCTGACCATGGCAACCACCGCAGAAGGCTTTGACGCCCACGGCCACGATCACGGGCATGACGCCCACGATCACGCCGACCACAAGCCGGGCTTCTTTGCCCGCTGGTTCATGTCGACCAACCACAAGGACATCGGCACGATGTACCTGATCTTCGCGATCATCGCGGGGATCGTGGGCGGCGCGATTTCGGGCATCATGCGCGTCGAACTCGCCGAGCCGGGTATCCAGTACCTGCAATGGTGGGCCCAGTTCATGGGCGGCGGCAATGATCTGAACACCGCGCTCCACATGTGGAACGTGTTCATCACCGCGCACGGCCTCATCATGGTGTTCTTCATGGTGATGCCGGCGATGATCGGCGGCTTCGGCAACTGGTTCGTGCCGCTGATGATCGGCGCGCCGGACATGGCCTTCCCGCGCATGAACAACGTCAGCTTCTGGCTGACGGTCGCCGGCTTCTTCAGCCTGCTGTTCTCGCTGTTCGTCCCCGGCGGCACCGGGCCTGGTGCCGGCACCGGCTGGACGGTCTATGCCCCGCTGTCGACCAGCGGCTCGGTCGGCCCGGCGGTCGATTTCGCGATCTTCTCGCTTCACCTGTCGGGCGCGGGCTCGATCCTGGGTGCGACCAACTTCATCACCACCATCTTCAACATGCGCGCGCCGGGCATGACCCTGCACAAGATGCCGCTGTTCGTGTGGTCGGTGCTGGTCACTGCCTTCCTGCTGCTGCTGGCGCTGCCGGTGCTGGCTGCTGCCATCACCATGCTGCTGACCGACCGCAACTTCGGCACGACCTTCTTCAACCCGGCCGGCGGCGGTGATCCGGTGCTTTACCAGCACCTGTTCTGGTTCTTCGGCCACCCCGAAGTCTACATCATGATCCTGCCGGGCTTCGGCATGATCTCGCAGATCATCGCCACCTTCAGCCGCAAGCCGGTGTTCGGCTACCTCGGCATGGCCTACGCCATGGTCGCGATCGGCGTGGTCGGCTTCATCGTCTGGGCGCACCACATGTACACCGTGGGCCTCGACGTGAACACGAAGATGTACTTCACCGCTGCCACCATGGTGATCGCGGTGCCGACCGGCGTGAAGATCTTCAGCTGGATCGCGACGATGTGGGGCGGCAGCCTCAGCTTCAAGTCGCCGATGGTCTGGTCGATGGGCTTCATCTTCCTGTTCACCGTGGGCGGCGTGACCGGCGTTGTCCTCGCCAACGGCGGGATCGACGACAACCTGCACGACACCTACTACGTCGTCGCGCACTTCCACTACGTGCTGTCGATGGGCGCGGTGTTCTCGATGTTCGCCGGGTTCTACTACTGGTTCCCGAAGATGAGCGGGCGGATGCACTCCGAACTGCTGTCGCACATCCACTTCTGGACCTTCTTCGTCGGCGTGAACGTGATCTTCTTCCCGCAGCACTTCCTGGGCATGCAGGGGATGCCGCGTCGTTACCCCGACTATGCCGAAGCCTACGCCTACTGGCACCAGATCAGCACCCTCGGGTACTACATCATGGCCGGTTCGATGGTGTTCTTCTTCGTCAACATTCTCTACTCGCTGCTGGCGGGCAAGAAGGCCGAAGCGAACCCCTGGGGTGAAGGTGCGACCACGCTCGAGTGGACGCTGCCGAGCCCGCCGCCGTACCACCAGTTCGAAACGCTCCCCGTGATCACGGATGCGCACGACTACCACGATCACCGTCCGGTAACGGCGTGATCGGCTCCCTCACCGGAGCATAGGACAAGGGGGAGCGCGGCTGATGGTCGCGCTCCTTCGCAATGGAACCGACCTGACGATGGCAAGCACCGCACCCCAGACGGCCAGCATGATGCCCACGGAGTGGCGTGATTTCTTCACGCTCACCAAGCCGCGGGTGATGACGCTGGTGATCTTCACCGCGATCTGCGGCGTGCTGGCTGCACCCGGCTCGATCCATCCCGTCATCGCCTTCACCGCGATCCTCGCGATTGCGATGGGCGCTGGCGGATCGGCGGTGCTCAACCAATGGTGGGAAGCCGACATCGACGCAGGGATGAAGCGCACCATGAACCGTCCGCTCCCCGGCGGTCGGATGCGGCGTGAGGATGCGCGCGATTTCGGGATTTTCCTGTCGGGCGTGTCGCTGGTGCTGATGGGTCTTGCCGTCGGCTGGCTGGCGTCTGCACTGCTGCTGGGCGCTATCATCTACTACGCGGTGATCTACACCATGTGGCTCAAGCCGCGCACACCGCAGAACATTGTCATCGGCGGCGGTGCAGGCGCGTTTCCGCCGCTGATCGGCTGGGTCGCGGTGACGGGCGAGATCACCGCCATGCCGCTGCTGCTGTTCGCGATCATCTTCTTCTGGACGCCGCCGCACTTCTGGGCGCTCGCGCTGTTCGTGCAGAGCGATTACGCCAAGGTTGGTATCCCGATGCTGCCGGTGGTCGCCGGCGAGCGGGCAACGCGCAACCAGATCATGGGCTACACCGTTCTGCTCGCGCCGATCGCGATTGCGCCCTGGGCGATCGGTGGGACGAGCTGGATCTACGGCTCGGTCGCGGTGGTGCTGTCGGCGCTGTTCGTGGTGCTGGCGATGCCGGTCTTCACCCGGATGCGGGCCGAGACCGACGCGATGCTGCCCGAAAAGGCGCTGTTCAAGTTCTCCATCGTCTATCTCTTCGTGCTGT
This window contains:
- a CDS encoding heme o synthase; the protein is MASTAPQTASMMPTEWRDFFTLTKPRVMTLVIFTAICGVLAAPGSIHPVIAFTAILAIAMGAGGSAVLNQWWEADIDAGMKRTMNRPLPGGRMRREDARDFGIFLSGVSLVLMGLAVGWLASALLLGAIIYYAVIYTMWLKPRTPQNIVIGGGAGAFPPLIGWVAVTGEITAMPLLLFAIIFFWTPPHFWALALFVQSDYAKVGIPMLPVVAGERATRNQIMGYTVLLAPIAIAPWAIGGTSWIYGSVAVVLSALFVVLAMPVFTRMRAETDAMLPEKALFKFSIVYLFVLFAALVADRVAAYQGWIA
- the ctaD gene encoding cytochrome c oxidase subunit I; translation: MATTAEGFDAHGHDHGHDAHDHADHKPGFFARWFMSTNHKDIGTMYLIFAIIAGIVGGAISGIMRVELAEPGIQYLQWWAQFMGGGNDLNTALHMWNVFITAHGLIMVFFMVMPAMIGGFGNWFVPLMIGAPDMAFPRMNNVSFWLTVAGFFSLLFSLFVPGGTGPGAGTGWTVYAPLSTSGSVGPAVDFAIFSLHLSGAGSILGATNFITTIFNMRAPGMTLHKMPLFVWSVLVTAFLLLLALPVLAAAITMLLTDRNFGTTFFNPAGGGDPVLYQHLFWFFGHPEVYIMILPGFGMISQIIATFSRKPVFGYLGMAYAMVAIGVVGFIVWAHHMYTVGLDVNTKMYFTAATMVIAVPTGVKIFSWIATMWGGSLSFKSPMVWSMGFIFLFTVGGVTGVVLANGGIDDNLHDTYYVVAHFHYVLSMGAVFSMFAGFYYWFPKMSGRMHSELLSHIHFWTFFVGVNVIFFPQHFLGMQGMPRRYPDYAEAYAYWHQISTLGYYIMAGSMVFFFVNILYSLLAGKKAEANPWGEGATTLEWTLPSPPPYHQFETLPVITDAHDYHDHRPVTA